The Falco biarmicus isolate bFalBia1 chromosome 20, bFalBia1.pri, whole genome shotgun sequence genome window below encodes:
- the BTG4 gene encoding protein BTG4, producing the protein MKDEIAATVFFITRLVKKEDKLSKHKMEKFAARLTTVLFEKYKNHWYLDNPSRGQAFRCIRINKHQRRDPLLEQACVESKVDFNKLGLPKEMTLWVDPFEVCCRYGERNRPFTIAHFEGEENPELPQQISYAVDRAALDYHSGISSDEEGFNKEPKAIPTVSNPNSIYQFSDYYKAPLQPWSQYLHRKTYMTDGSYYAQHRGYKVYRPTAAFTGPCVDRYHWINTKR; encoded by the exons atgaaagatgaaattGCTGCCACAGTCTTCTTCATCACAAGGCTGgtgaaaaaggaagacaagCTGAGCAAGCATAAAATGGAGAAATTTGCAGCTAGGCTGACAACAGTACTGTTTGAGAAGTATAAGAATCACTGGTACTTGGACAACCCATCCAGAGGACAAGCTTTCAG GTGTATAAGGATAAACAAACATCAGAGGAGAGATCcactgctggagcaggcttGTGTGGAGAGTAAAGTGGACTTCAATAAGCTCGGTTTGCCCAAAGAGATGACGCTGTGGGTTGATCCATTTGAGGTGTGTTGCAG ATACGGTGAGAGGAACCGGCCCTTCACCATTGCACACTTTGAAGGGGAGGAGAACCCAGAGCTTCCTCAGCAGATCAGCTATGCTGTGGACAGAGCAGCACTGGACTATCATTCTGGTATTTCTTCAGATGAGGAGGGCTTCAACAAAGAGCCGAAAGCGATCCCTACTGTTAGTAATCCCAACAGTATCTACCAG TTCAGTGACTACTACAAGGCGCCCCTACAGCCCTGGTCTCAGTATCTTCATAGGAAGACCTACATGACTGATGGCTCATACTATGCCCAGCACAGGGGTTACAAGGTCTACAGGCCAACAGCTGCTTTCACAGGACCGTGTGTTGATAGGTACCACTGGATCAACACCAAGCGGTAG
- the LOC130141767 gene encoding uncharacterized protein LOC130141767: MQQRKQLAAEYEESVNKQMHLLQHDLKCQEEHCVMFNSVLRGVLRVAEMLTKKVACKENQTTLSQPEYTSLLAQIEAASSKMSSIIIKESHHLKARGALREGLGAYLLDKAKTRILTKEELVDSSGAARAPDLVCVDPATGLLTPHPHCTMLLASQCPGPVPANHFLHPETGKVLHIAGNVSYDPIRSRLVCAVDSALGKRPKPEVPIFPYIPYPVCPSTGLPVKTNLPILRPERMFGMGGLMLDPVTGIEVPVLGVTIHPHTGQKLTVGGTYLNPLTGMLTPLEIGGPMAEPEGGKIVPVLGAGLDSSTGEVIPLGGLVDPSGNLLLLGDSFTDPLSGQTARVHGVHLQQGKVLPHGGSYQAVLEADCLQSQTHVVNALKQFKASILEDTRLVADRLAALKASVEDMKKSFTTRFYHATHCLQSLEKKKEIASNLKSSGGKLGMIKYPGTEMWIPAVFGMKIPDPSGSGLMVPVLGIGCDSDTGQPSPLAGTMEDRNGKGLVPITIGARTISPITGEIGPVIGAQTNPWTHNVIPTVQSLGALPRRATDPDLLDFLEKEINSRHMYWYCRIKKEEGLLKQLNALFLHILDDAKEGKAHKIKYKGKVKDIGEMCHFLKRSSLQEAERRASKYFSSQLATELSWLFKADRGEKEQEIQVLLEIRKALEKLMEFTEKMQLEEERIYMQLVESEKQRRHLSSTETVTNLKLRKVILALASESQEHILKQQASVETAYTKLEYLRDRSNIQIQQAKMLFSGSQQCFENYETSRFYGISRITHNICKGVIQQNLIPLLKSMVQMLEEKGRSGSVSPETSGYSSRSTLKTSAAHSEAPKAEASQETASAATASPALPTSHAERISHLQQQIRTRFFFEKHACELAHLELSLLTEEINTVFSFYESAKAKEKEYHKGNWFQEMKATKGTEETGTKDSLLKELSDHHHHSEQALRQKQLEEIKHSGLSPDLTVPKQTPCFLEEIPYRLSICLLGLPMADSNFTEQQKPHSWKVEHSPDSLAQILQVSAVKIVKLEALRQACLYRVLDLYSNLQILTCPEGVTRILNSFDYKNNGEEVAQEVAQTREKEQVARAVAFLQEHHQEGDLLKGLKEESEAELRNMQAQFRLELQTQTEEKMQAKEMQVIQETKEDELGNLVVYFILSQRHLRQTVITLQDCHKLKKIALRSQKESASLEQLVVEELSVDNDTTDISHLLKDNTEYIPLVLEFIQTVRLLQLREAQFKEIVRSLKGCIQEKFVDEANIIANEVKKFREQKMRSLEEQLKLFLENKRARKNISSNFDPLQTKNATLKTEETPDKRKDLWQTCQEEHLDLEESHIWQISDEREKLQDHLLCREPKSRMKPAGSGSTEHTEQHDRNSMKECSETKAFVGKDFYPDLQKLRMRPEEEKKKEKAMQPNNSPPTSITNSLWVPGRHHQADEQLLSFLAKSIKVLKQAEHLMASRIILLNPQFTTPSPCGGDKIKCIKSSFFLDLLKDVNDELRSHAVAAGLLESQRLDTETASTSQGIQDALMTQEGELTVIDPTTLSAREFLIYQYGISVLQFLRFHIDAPEINLCVASSLPLSNDTGNAFRNSFFYQNSKNKLFVRRDCLRSVGSFLLLLVHCSAYITAADFSHDTSPLFLRLFYQALKACLSEMFSLRLQLSAALQGDKSYGISQMLLKEEPFSQEEMHSISQLFERKVKNLTDTEASEKHPSLALSIIDHNDGQTIMSQPRSGEEKGHLYHQKQV; the protein is encoded by the exons ATGCAGCAAAGGAAACAGTTGGCTGCTGAATATGAGGAAAGCGTGAACAAACAGATGCACCTATTACAGCATGATCTGAAATGTCAGGAAGAGCATTGTGTCATGTTCAATTCTGTCTTGCGAGGGGTGCTGAGAGTGGCAGAGATGCTGACAAAGAAGGTGGCttgtaaagaaaaccaaacaacactGTCTCAGCCAGAATATACAAG CCTGTTAGCCCAGATAGAGGCCGCAAGCAGCAAGATGTCAAGCATAATAATAAAGGAGAGTCACCACCTCAAAGCACGGGGAGCGCTGCGTGAAGGACTGGGAGCTTACCTTCTAGACAAAGCTAAAACCAGGATACTTACCAAGGAGGAGCTAGTGG ACTCCAGTGGCGCTGCCCGAGCACCTGACCTTGTCTGCGTGGATCCTGCCACTGGGCTGCTGACGCCGCACCCGCACTGCACCATGCTGCTGGCCAGCCAGTGCCCTGGACCAGTACCTGCCAATCATTTCCTGCATCCCGAGACTGGAAAGGTACTTCACATAGCTGGTAACGTCAGTTATGATCCCATCAGATCTAGGCTGGTCTGTGCTGTGGATTCTGCTTTGG GTAAGCGTCCTAAGCCTGAAGTGCCCATATTTCCCTACATTCCTTACCCAGTTTGTCCCAGCACTGGCCTACCTGTGAAGACAAATCTTCCCATCCTGCGTCCTGAAAGAATGTTTGGCATGGGAGGACTCATGCTCGATCCAGTGACAGGAATAGAGGTTCCGGTGCTTGGGGTTACGATCCATCCTCACACTGGGCAGAAGCTGACTGTTGGGGGCACATACCTTAACCCCCTTACTGGCATGTTGACACCACTGGAGATTGGGGGTCCTATGGCTGAGCCAGAGGGAGGCAAGATTGTTCCCGTACTGGGAGCTGGTTTGGATAGTAGCACTG GAGAAGTTATACCTCTAGGTGGGCTGGTGGATCCTTCTGGAAACCTACTGCTCCTTGGAGATTCCTTCACCGACCCTCTGAGTGGGCAAACCGCCCGGGTACACGGGGTTCACCTCCAGCAAGGCAAGGTGCTGCCCCACGGTGGAAGTTACCAAGCCGTGTTGGAAGCTGACTGCCTGCAATCACAAACCCACGTGGTGAACGCTCTAAAGCAGTTTAAAGCATCAATTTTGGAAGATACCCGTCTAGTAGCAGACAGATTAGCAGCACTGAAGGCTTCAGTAGAAGATATGAAGAAGTCTTTCACCACTAGGTTTTATCATGCAACACACTGCTTGcaaagcctggagaaaaaaaaagaaattgcttcaaATCTCAAGAGTAGCGGCGGTAAACTAG GTATGATCAAATATCCTGGCACAGAGATGTGGATCCCTGCCGTGTTTGGAATGAAAATCCCAGATCCCAGTGGCTCGGGATTGATGGTGCCAGTTCTGGGAATAGGCTGTGACTCAGATACTGGGCAGCCTTCCCCGCTCGCAGGAACCATGGAAGATAGAAACGGAAAAG GCCTTGTCCCCATCACTATTGGTGCCAGAACCATAAGTCCAATTACAGGTGAAATTGGGCCTGTTATAGGGGCTCAAACCAACCCCTGGACACACAATGTAATTCCTACTGTTCAGTCTCTTGGAGCTTTACCAAGAAGAGCTACAGATCCAGATCTG ctggactttctagaaaaggaaataaattcaaGGCATATGTACTGGTACTGcagaattaaaaaggaagaagggcTGCTTAAACAGCTGAATGCTCTATTTCTTCACATCCTTGATGATGCGAAAGAGGGAAAGGCACACAAG ATAAAATACAAGGGAAAAGTGAAAGACATTGGTGAAATGTGCCATTTTCTTAAAAGGTCCTCTCTGCAGGAAGCTGAGAGACGAgcctcaaaatattttagtagcCAGCTGGCCACCGAACTATCCTGGCTATTCAAAG CTGACAGAGgtgaaaaagaacaggaaatacAGGTTCTGCTGGAGATCAGAAAGGCACTGGAGAAGCTGATGGAGTTCACTGAAAAGATGCAACTAGAAGAAGAACGGATATACATGCAGCTGGTAGAGAGCGAAAAGCAAAGGAGGCACCTCTCAAGTACCGAGACAGTGACAAACCTGAAGCTCAGAAAG GTCATACTTGCCCTAGCCTCTGAGTCTCAGGAACACATACTGAAACAACAAGCTAGTGTGGAGACCGCATACACCAAACTGGAATATTTGAGGGACCGGTCAAATATCCAAATACAGCAAGCAAAG ATGCTTTTCTCTGGGTCacaacagtgttttgaaaactACGAGACAAGCAGATTTTATGGCATTAGCAGGATCACACATAATATATGCAAGGGTGTAATCCAACAAAACCTGATCCCGCTACTCAAATCCATGGTTCAGATGCTGGAGGAAAAGGGCAGAAGTGGTAGTGTATCACCTGAGACTTCAG GCTACTCATCAAGGAGCACTCTGAAAACATCTGCTGCTCATTCAGAGGCACCAAAGGCTGAAGCAAGTCAGGAAACCGCTTCAGCTGCCACAGCATCACCTGCTCTGCCCACCTCACATGCAGAAAGGATCAGCCACCTACAACAGCAAATCCGGACCAG GTTTTTCTTTGAGAAGCATGCTTGTGAGCTGGCACATCTGGAACTGTCCTTactgacagaagaaataaacactgtcttttccttttatgaATCAGCCAAGGCTAAGGAAAAGGAATACCACAAAGGAAACTGG TTTCAGGAGATGAAAGCCActaaaggaacagaagaaactGGCACAAAGGATTCACTTCTGAAAGAACTGTcagaccaccaccaccactctgAGCAAGCCCTCCGTCAGAAACAACTGGAAGAAATCAAGCATTCAGGTCTCAGCCCAGACTTAACAGTGCCCAAACAGACCCCatgttttctggaagaaattCCCTATCGGCTGTCAATCTGTCTTCTTGGTTTACCAATGGCAGATTCTAACTTCACTGAACAGCAA AAACCACATTCTTGGAAAGTCGAGCATTCGCCAGACTCCCTAGCTCAGATACTGCAGGTTTCAGCAGTGAAGATAGTAAAGCTGGAAGCTCTGAGGCAAGCGTGTCTGTACAGAGTCCTGGACCTCTACAGCAACCTTCAG ATTCTGACTTGCCCAGAAGGTGTGACCAGGATCCTGAACAGTTTTGACTACAAAAACAACGGCGAAGAAGTAGCCCAAGAGGTGGCTCAGACCAGAGAGAAAGAGCAAGTGGCAAGAGCGGTGGCTTTTCTCCAGGAGCACCATCAGGAGGGGGATTTGCTTAAAGGTTTAAAGGAAGAGTCAGAAGCTGAGCTGAGGAACATGCAGGCACAATTTAGACTGGAACTTCAAacacagacagaagaaaag ATGCAAGCCAAAGAAATGCAAGTGATCCAGGAGACCAAAGAAGACGAATTAGGGAATCTTGTGGTGTATTTCATCCTATCCCAGAGACACCTGCGGCAAACAGTCATCACACTACAAGATTGCCACAAGCTCAAGAAGATTGCCTTGAGGTCCCAAAAGGAGAGTGCAAGCCTGGAACAGCTTGTTGTAGAA GAGTTATCAGTTGATAACGACACCACGGACATTTCACATCTCCTGAAGGACAACACAGAGTACATACCCTTAGTGCTGGAATTTATACAAACTGTAAGGCTATTGCAACTGAGAGAGGCGCAGTTTAAGGAAATAGTCAGAAGCCTAAAAGGCTGCATccaggaaaag TTTGTGGATGAAGCCAACATCATAGCCAACGAAGTGAAAAAATTCAGAGAGCAGAAGATGAGAAGCCTGGAGGAACAGCTGAAACtcttcctggaaaataaaagagcaaggaagaatatttcaagtaattttGATCCATTGCAG ACCAAAAATGCCaccttgaaaacagaagaaacaccCGATAAAAGGAAAGACCTCTGGCAGACTTGCCAAGAGGAGCATCTGGACCTCGAAGAATCTCACATATGGCAAATATCAGACgaaagagaaaagctgcaggATCATCTGCTCTGTAGAGAACCGAAGAGCAGGATGAAGCCCGCAGGATCCGGTTCTACAGAACACACCGAGCAGCACGATAGG aacTCGATGAAAGAATGCAGtgaaacaaaagcttttgtaGGAAAAGATTTTTATCCAGATTTGCAGAAATTGAGAATGAgaccagaagaagaaaaaaaaaaagaaaaagcgaTGCAGCCAAACAACAGTCCTCCAACATCCATCACCAATTCCCTCTGGGTTCCAGGGAGACATCATCAGGCAGATGAGCAGCTCCTATCATTCTTGGCTAAGA GTATCAAGGTGCTGAAGCAGGCAGAACACCTGATGGCCTCCAGAATCATTCTTCTGAACCCACAGTTCACAACACCTTCTCCGTGTG GTGGTGATAAAATTAAGTGTataaaatcatctttttttcttgatcttCTGAAAGACGTGAATGATGAGCTCCGAAGTCATGCAGTGGCAGCTGGACTCCTGGAAAGCCAAAGGCTGGACACAG AAACAGCAAGTACTTCTCAGGGTATACAGGATGCCTTGATGACTCAAGAAGGAGAACTAACAGTAATTGATCCTACAACCCTTTCTGCAAGAGAGTTTCTCATATACCAGTATGGCATCTCTGTCCTACAGTTTCTCAGATTTCACATTGAT GCTCCAGAAATTAACCTGTGTGTTGCCTCCAGCCTACCTCTTAGCAATGACACAGGCAATGCCTTCAGAAACTCTTTCTTTTATCAG AACTCAAAGAACAAACTATTCGTTAGAAGGGATTGCCTGAGGTCTGTAGGAagtttcctcctcctcctcgtgCACTGTTCCGCTTACATCACTGCTGCTGACTTCAGCCACGACACCAGCCCACTCTTCCTGAGGCTTTTTTATCAG gcACTAAAGGCTTGTCTTAGTGAAATGTTCTCTCTCAGACTCCAGCTGTCAGCAGCTCTCCAGGGTGATAAATCTTATGGTATAAGTCAGATGTTACTAAAGGAAGAACCGTTCTCCCAGGAGGAAATGCATTCCATCTCCCAACTTTTTGAGAGGAAAGTGAAAAACCTCACAGATACGGAAGCCTCTGAGAAG CACCCATCTCTAGCATTAAGCATCATTGACCACAATGATGGTCAAACTATCATGTCTCAACCTAGATCTGGTGAAGAGAAAGGCCATTTGTACCACCAGAAACAGGTGTAG